From Paraburkholderia sabiae, a single genomic window includes:
- a CDS encoding AMP nucleosidase → MNYETNQRAVHVPANAFPTEAFDDAADAVTRLSAIYEANTSFLRDAFARYRRNEPFDRRVRACYPFVRVRTETNTHVDSRRSYGFVAGPGVFETTVTRPDLFGNYYREQLRLLVKNHHVSVEVGVSDQPIPIHFAFAEGIHLEGDLDRERLLAMRDVFDAPDLALLDDRIVNGTYEPLPGEPHPLALFTAARVDFSLHRLKHYTATSPTHCQNYVLYTNYQFYIDEFVKLGRTMMTKTDDADLRAYRSEYTSFVEPGDVITYNANLGEQEDEGHAPPRLPQMPAYHLKRADGSGITMVNIGVGPSNAKTITDHIAVLRPHAWIMLGHCAGLRNTQRLGDYVLAHGYVREDHVLDDDLPLWVPIPALAEVQVALERAVAQVTQLDGAELKRVMRTGTVASVDNRNWELRDHREPVLRLSQSRAIALDMESATIAANGFRFRVPYGTLLCVSDKPLHGELKLPGMADQFYRAQVDQHLQIGVKAMEILRTNGLHKLHSRKLRSFAEVAFQ, encoded by the coding sequence ATGAACTACGAGACCAATCAACGCGCGGTGCACGTGCCCGCCAACGCGTTCCCGACCGAGGCCTTCGACGACGCAGCCGATGCCGTCACGCGCCTGTCCGCCATCTATGAAGCGAACACGTCGTTCCTGCGCGACGCGTTCGCGCGCTATCGCCGCAACGAGCCGTTCGACCGGCGCGTGCGCGCGTGCTATCCGTTCGTGCGCGTGCGCACGGAGACCAACACGCATGTCGATTCGCGCCGCTCGTACGGTTTCGTCGCGGGTCCGGGCGTGTTCGAAACGACGGTCACGCGGCCCGATCTGTTCGGCAATTACTATCGTGAGCAATTGCGGCTGCTGGTGAAGAACCATCATGTGTCGGTGGAAGTCGGCGTGTCCGATCAGCCCATTCCCATTCACTTCGCATTCGCCGAAGGCATTCACCTCGAAGGCGATCTCGACCGCGAACGCCTGCTCGCGATGCGCGACGTATTCGATGCGCCCGATCTCGCGCTGCTCGACGACCGCATCGTGAACGGCACGTACGAGCCGCTGCCCGGCGAGCCGCATCCGCTCGCGCTGTTCACGGCGGCGCGCGTCGACTTTTCGCTGCATCGGCTGAAGCACTACACGGCGACTTCGCCGACGCATTGCCAGAACTACGTGCTGTACACGAACTACCAGTTCTATATCGACGAATTCGTGAAGCTCGGCCGCACGATGATGACGAAGACCGACGACGCCGATCTGCGCGCGTACCGCAGCGAGTACACGTCGTTCGTCGAACCGGGCGACGTGATCACGTACAACGCGAATCTCGGCGAGCAGGAAGACGAGGGCCACGCGCCGCCGCGCCTGCCGCAGATGCCCGCGTATCACCTGAAGCGCGCGGACGGCAGCGGCATCACGATGGTGAACATCGGCGTCGGACCGTCGAACGCGAAGACGATCACCGATCACATCGCCGTGCTGCGTCCGCATGCGTGGATCATGCTCGGCCACTGCGCGGGGCTGCGCAATACGCAGCGCCTCGGCGACTACGTGCTCGCGCACGGCTATGTGCGCGAGGATCACGTGCTCGACGACGATCTGCCGCTGTGGGTGCCGATTCCGGCGCTCGCCGAAGTGCAGGTCGCGCTGGAGCGCGCGGTCGCGCAGGTCACGCAGCTCGACGGCGCCGAACTCAAGCGCGTGATGCGCACGGGCACGGTGGCGAGCGTCGACAACCGTAACTGGGAACTGCGCGATCATCGCGAGCCAGTGCTGCGTCTGTCGCAAAGCCGTGCGATTGCGCTCGACATGGAAAGCGCGACGATTGCCGCGAACGGTTTCCGTTTCCGCGTGCCGTATGGGACGCTGCTGTGCGTGTCGGACAAGCCGCTGCACGGCGAGTTGAAACTGCCGGGTATGGCGGACCAGTTCTATCGCGCGCAGGTCGATCAGCATCTGCAGATCGGCGTGAAGGCGATGGAGATTCTGCGGACCAACGGCCTGCATAAGCTGCATAGCCGGAAGCTGCGGAGTTTTGCGGAGGTGGCGTTTCAGTAA
- a CDS encoding transcriptional regulator GcvA, which yields MNRKLPPFPALRAFEAAARHNSFTAAADELHVTHGAISRQVAAFEAWVGVQVFHRNGKRVRLTEDGARYLSKIQAAFDSIAAATDQLRDTGVVHVLRVNALPTFAMKWLLPRLSQFQRMAPNVELRLATSNAPVETLDSFDVAVRRGPAHWPNCASGQFLEESEIPVCSPALLQRMPIRSADDLARHVLLHSDTRPDAWHHWLQAAGVKAKCRKKQSFDHFYLALQAAVDGLGVALGPMPLLDDELASGRLVMPLAGPRIDARGYWWVARREVANAPLVEQFCRWLESQAAQAAETGS from the coding sequence ATGAACCGCAAGCTTCCTCCTTTTCCGGCGCTGCGCGCCTTCGAAGCCGCGGCGCGGCATAACAGTTTCACGGCCGCCGCCGACGAGCTCCATGTGACACACGGTGCAATCAGCCGGCAGGTCGCGGCGTTCGAAGCGTGGGTTGGCGTGCAGGTGTTTCATCGGAACGGCAAGCGTGTACGGCTCACGGAAGACGGCGCGCGCTATCTGTCGAAGATTCAGGCAGCGTTCGACAGCATCGCCGCCGCGACTGACCAGCTTCGCGACACGGGCGTCGTGCATGTGCTGCGCGTCAACGCGCTGCCTACGTTCGCGATGAAGTGGCTGTTACCGAGGCTGTCGCAATTCCAGCGGATGGCGCCGAACGTCGAGTTGCGGCTCGCGACATCGAATGCGCCGGTCGAAACGCTCGACAGCTTCGATGTCGCCGTGCGGCGCGGGCCCGCGCACTGGCCCAATTGCGCGAGTGGTCAGTTCCTGGAAGAGAGCGAGATTCCCGTGTGCAGTCCGGCGCTGCTGCAACGCATGCCCATTCGCAGCGCCGACGATCTAGCGCGTCACGTGCTGCTGCATTCGGATACGCGGCCCGACGCGTGGCATCACTGGTTGCAGGCCGCGGGCGTCAAGGCGAAGTGCCGCAAGAAACAGTCGTTCGACCATTTCTATCTGGCGTTGCAGGCGGCTGTCGATGGATTGGGCGTTGCGCTCGGACCGATGCCGCTGCTCGATGATGAGCTGGCGTCGGGGCGGCTCGTCATGCCGCTGGCGGGACCGCGCATCGATGCGCGCGGCTACTGGTGGGTCGCGCGGCGCGAGGTCGCGAATGCGCCGCTTGTCGAGCAGTTCTGCCGCTGGCTGGAATCACAGGCAGCGCAGGCGGCAGAAACCGGCTCATAA
- a CDS encoding homoserine kinase, giving the protein MAVFTAVTEAQLADWMRHYDLGEVVEFRGITSGIENSNFFLTTTRGEYVLTIFEKLTAEQLPFYLDLMRHLASHRVPVPDPMPRDDGALFGMLNGKPATIVTKLDGAPELAPHAAHCVEVGQMLARLHLAGRDFAHHQPNLRSLPWWQETVPSIAPFLTDAQRTLLTEELAHQQAFFASDDYASLPEGPCHCDLFRDNVLFAHAAPGTHHEVELGGFFDFYFAGCDKWLFDVAVTVNDWCVDLATGKLDEARVEALLRAYQTVRPFTPAETRHWNDMLRAGAYRFWVSRLYDFHMPRAAELLKPHDPGHFERILRERLAGAAL; this is encoded by the coding sequence ATGGCCGTTTTCACCGCTGTCACCGAAGCCCAACTCGCAGACTGGATGCGCCACTACGATCTCGGCGAAGTCGTCGAATTTCGCGGCATTACATCCGGTATCGAGAACAGCAATTTCTTTCTGACGACCACGCGCGGCGAGTACGTCCTCACGATCTTCGAAAAGCTGACGGCTGAACAACTGCCGTTCTATCTCGATCTGATGCGCCATCTGGCGTCGCATCGCGTGCCGGTGCCGGACCCGATGCCGCGCGACGACGGCGCGCTGTTCGGCATGCTCAACGGCAAGCCCGCGACCATCGTCACGAAGCTCGACGGCGCGCCGGAGCTTGCGCCGCACGCCGCGCACTGCGTCGAAGTCGGGCAGATGCTCGCGCGCCTGCATCTGGCGGGGCGCGACTTTGCGCATCATCAGCCGAATCTGCGCAGCCTGCCGTGGTGGCAGGAAACGGTGCCGAGCATCGCGCCGTTTCTGACGGACGCGCAGCGCACGCTGCTCACGGAAGAACTCGCGCATCAGCAGGCGTTCTTCGCGTCGGACGATTACGCGTCGCTGCCCGAAGGCCCGTGCCATTGCGATCTGTTCCGTGACAACGTGCTGTTCGCGCACGCGGCGCCCGGCACGCATCACGAAGTCGAACTGGGCGGCTTCTTCGATTTCTATTTCGCCGGCTGCGACAAGTGGCTCTTCGACGTCGCCGTCACCGTCAACGACTGGTGCGTCGACCTCGCGACGGGCAAGCTCGACGAAGCGCGCGTCGAAGCGCTGTTGCGCGCCTATCAGACGGTGCGCCCGTTCACGCCCGCCGAAACCCGGCACTGGAACGACATGTTGCGCGCGGGCGCGTATCGTTTCTGGGTCTCGCGCCTGTATGATTTCCATATGCCGCGCGCCGCCGAACTGCTCAAGCCACACGATCCCGGTCATTTCGAGCGCATTCTCCGCGAGCGTCTCGCGGGCGCCGCACTCTAA
- a CDS encoding chromate transporter — translation MIETLIALAVIFSQLSLLAFGGGNTILPEMQRQVVEVHHWMPASEFSALFALAQAAPGPNMMVVTLVGWHVAGWAGMLVTSLAKFGPSSVVTILAMHAWNRFKDRPWRRVAQKGLVPVTAGLVAASALLIAQSSDASWLAWAITGACALLAFKTRIHPLWLLGGGALVGLVALPYV, via the coding sequence ATGATCGAAACGCTGATCGCGCTCGCTGTCATTTTCAGCCAGCTTTCGCTGCTCGCATTCGGCGGCGGCAACACGATCCTGCCGGAGATGCAGCGGCAGGTCGTCGAAGTGCATCACTGGATGCCCGCCAGCGAGTTCAGCGCGCTCTTCGCGCTCGCGCAGGCCGCGCCCGGACCGAACATGATGGTCGTGACGCTGGTCGGGTGGCACGTGGCCGGCTGGGCGGGGATGCTGGTGACGTCGCTGGCGAAGTTCGGGCCGTCGTCCGTCGTGACGATTCTGGCGATGCACGCGTGGAACCGCTTCAAGGATCGCCCGTGGCGGCGCGTCGCGCAGAAGGGACTCGTGCCTGTGACGGCGGGGCTCGTCGCGGCGAGTGCGCTGCTGATTGCGCAGTCGTCGGATGCGTCGTGGCTTGCGTGGGCGATTACGGGTGCCTGCGCGCTGCTTGCGTTCAAGACGCGCATTCATCCGTTGTGGTTGTTGGGAGGCGGGGCCCTCGTCGGGCTCGTCGCACTCCCGTATGTGTAA
- a CDS encoding organic hydroperoxide resistance protein, with the protein MNVLYKATATSNGGRDGRAVSSDNALDVKLAAPRELGGNGAQGTNPEQLFAAGYSACFLSAMKFVAGQRKQAVPAETTVTADVGVGPNDKGGFALDIELRVSLPGLDAAAAQDLVDAAHQVCPYSNATRGNVEVRVKVV; encoded by the coding sequence ATGAACGTACTGTACAAGGCAACGGCAACGAGCAATGGCGGTCGCGATGGCCGCGCGGTTTCATCGGATAACGCGCTCGACGTGAAGCTGGCTGCGCCGCGCGAACTCGGCGGCAATGGCGCGCAAGGCACGAATCCGGAACAGCTGTTCGCGGCCGGCTACTCGGCGTGTTTCCTGAGCGCGATGAAGTTCGTCGCGGGACAACGCAAGCAGGCCGTGCCCGCCGAAACGACCGTGACGGCCGATGTCGGTGTCGGTCCGAATGACAAGGGCGGCTTCGCGCTGGACATCGAACTGCGCGTCTCCCTACCCGGCCTGGACGCAGCCGCCGCGCAGGATCTGGTCGACGCGGCGCATCAGGTTTGCCCGTACTCGAACGCGACACGCGGTAATGTCGAAGTGCGCGTGAAGGTCGTTTAA
- a CDS encoding MarR family winged helix-turn-helix transcriptional regulator has protein sequence MTQRTAFPVTLDEQLCFALYSTSLAMTKAYKPILDRLGLTYPQYLTMLILWETDDVTVKDIAARLNLDSATVTPLLKRLEAQGYIERVRGTEDERLVFIRLTKAGVTLKRTARDVPEEIFCATQQTPDFLMRLRNDLQQLRGTLNDYLERY, from the coding sequence ATGACCCAGCGCACCGCCTTTCCCGTCACGCTCGACGAACAGCTCTGCTTCGCGCTCTACTCGACGTCGCTCGCGATGACGAAGGCGTATAAGCCGATTCTCGACCGGCTCGGCCTCACGTATCCGCAGTATCTGACCATGCTGATTCTGTGGGAAACCGACGACGTCACCGTGAAGGACATCGCCGCGCGCCTGAACCTCGATTCGGCGACCGTGACGCCGCTGCTGAAACGGCTCGAAGCGCAAGGGTATATCGAGCGCGTGCGCGGCACGGAAGACGAGCGGCTCGTCTTCATCCGGCTGACGAAAGCAGGCGTCACACTCAAGCGCACCGCGCGCGACGTGCCGGAAGAAATCTTCTGCGCGACCCAGCAGACGCCCGACTTTCTCATGCGGCTGCGCAACGATCTCCAGCAATTGCGCGGCACGCTGAACGACTACCTCGAACGCTACTGA
- a CDS encoding chromate transporter, with the protein MDQHLHAQDPAPEHAPAPTTREIFMGFLGLGLTSFGGALPLARRTIVDRHRWLSAAEFTDLLGLCQFLPGGNVINLSVALGMKFRGLRGALAGILGLIAGPSLVVIALGVLYEHTQNDPHIKHLFAGLAAAAAGLLVAMAVKILMPLRHDPRAATIAALGFVAIALLRFPLLPTMLVLTPLSIFVASRVEKAQASDAKTDSKPRANEVSK; encoded by the coding sequence ATGGATCAGCACCTTCACGCGCAGGACCCGGCGCCGGAGCATGCGCCCGCTCCGACCACGCGCGAAATCTTCATGGGCTTTCTGGGCCTGGGGCTCACGTCGTTTGGCGGCGCGCTGCCGCTCGCGCGACGCACCATCGTCGATCGGCACCGCTGGCTGAGCGCCGCCGAATTCACCGATCTGCTCGGCCTGTGCCAGTTTCTGCCGGGCGGCAATGTGATCAATCTGTCGGTCGCGCTCGGCATGAAGTTTCGCGGTTTGCGCGGCGCGCTGGCGGGCATTCTCGGACTGATCGCCGGACCGTCGCTGGTCGTGATCGCGCTCGGCGTGCTGTATGAACACACGCAAAACGATCCGCACATCAAGCATCTTTTTGCCGGGCTGGCTGCCGCGGCGGCGGGATTGCTCGTCGCGATGGCCGTCAAGATTCTGATGCCGCTACGTCACGATCCGCGCGCCGCGACGATCGCCGCGCTCGGCTTCGTCGCGATCGCGCTGCTGCGCTTTCCGCTGCTGCCGACGATGCTCGTGCTGACGCCGCTCAGCATCTTCGTCGCGTCGCGCGTGGAGAAGGCGCAGGCGTCAGACGCGAAGACGGACTCGAAGCCGCGCGCAAACGAGGTGTCGAAATGA
- a CDS encoding BPSS1780 family membrane protein: MQLIEVPAKTGYVWFRQGIWLFRRNPLAFLTLFFAYLLAMTAISLIPIIGGVLPLMLIPGVAVGFMAACRDTIAGKPVLPTILVDGFRSYGGQVAKRLLLLGVLYIIAMAVVLMGSALADGGMLLHLMISGESMQPEAVANSDIPLAVLTALAFYVPVAMLFWFAPVLAAWHDVPAIKAMFFSIVSCWRNRGAFIVYGALWFAVATTVSFGLSQLLQALGAGELALVILMPASIIVTTMLYCSFYATYRGCFGVQSPGQPLSSNSSSSSSS; encoded by the coding sequence ATGCAACTGATCGAAGTTCCGGCGAAAACCGGCTACGTGTGGTTCCGGCAAGGCATCTGGCTCTTTCGCAGGAATCCGCTTGCGTTTCTGACGCTGTTCTTTGCGTATCTGCTCGCGATGACGGCGATCTCGCTGATTCCCATCATCGGCGGCGTGCTGCCGCTCATGCTGATTCCGGGCGTCGCCGTCGGCTTCATGGCGGCGTGCCGCGACACGATCGCGGGCAAGCCGGTGCTGCCGACCATACTCGTCGACGGTTTCCGCTCGTATGGCGGCCAGGTCGCGAAACGCCTGCTGCTGCTCGGCGTGCTGTACATCATCGCGATGGCCGTCGTGCTGATGGGCTCCGCGCTCGCGGACGGCGGCATGCTGCTGCATCTGATGATCAGCGGCGAGTCGATGCAGCCCGAAGCCGTCGCCAATAGCGACATTCCGCTGGCCGTGCTGACGGCGCTCGCGTTCTACGTGCCCGTCGCGATGCTGTTCTGGTTCGCGCCCGTGCTCGCCGCGTGGCACGACGTGCCGGCCATCAAGGCGATGTTCTTCAGCATCGTCAGCTGCTGGCGCAATCGCGGCGCGTTCATCGTGTACGGCGCATTGTGGTTCGCTGTCGCGACGACGGTGTCGTTCGGGCTGTCCCAGCTGCTTCAGGCGCTGGGCGCCGGCGAACTCGCGCTGGTCATTCTGATGCCCGCGTCGATCATCGTCACCACGATGCTCTACTGCTCGTTCTACGCCACGTATCGCGGCTGCTTCGGCGTGCAATCGCCCGGTCAGCCGCTGTCGTCGAATTCCTCTTCCTCGTCGTCTTCCTGA